A genome region from Campylobacterota bacterium includes the following:
- a CDS encoding translocation/assembly module TamB domain-containing protein, translated as MQTPLNEDHHRPRSRRLKTLFRRLYLILHFLLLLSVFVIAGALYVAFRPDGLEIVRTYLLEPLGIHYTRAEGSLMEGFTLHGVRAERMEAKTLTLRYSLVKMLEGDHTVESVRIDGLRLHLDDFADGSDTPWPFPTFRLKHVAIHNLQLIGTYPIELDIDGVQGSYDGEMLNFKTFRAAFRSRYADGALHGTLRDNAISGEALLYPNAAALAPYSGRFTDLPRTIGLQIVELSDTRAHLKGKIDRLALKPDPTLSAERFAFDFRCRYDDERFDVDASYLLRRGEETMQTRQHLRYAFDGMTTSEFSGRIASSRHLPSNTLHGSLRDDARGFDASVTLDGSTLHLFSADYDRFAWELESRHQDLAFLPALPEFARTSPLGMQARGNYTLSTDTLSGSLSAEHSHLRFEGEFSTREGVHALEGSLILPPDAPMWREWSRKPPSRLNLSLTHEHNVSHLHFQGESVAFSASLGDGRLKGSGNYSGAYFDVEGSLAPGKSVLDIKTLIPSAFATVSSFRPIELHKGEYYDAEIRARARVTITDTVEIDANVQVPWYAAVLDTQHSFGGTNGSIDLHYREGNLTIPAYRFEIADHPITSKRTSHLRLTPSGDLLVDDFWIYDTLLLQGAVSDEKGTSLRLFSDRFAYEGPEGNAHAAADITFLRDRAGEQQLYGNVTILDGTISYLPLQQFKVLDDDIIIVQDVRPPSHTRLSMNVRITSQEPLKLQTKELNLRLIPDITLWRDPLGPMQILGMMTIPSGTATSAGKRFDIHHSEIYFGGDVPLNPYLNLTIGHEVDYKKIVIYVTHTLDSPIFLFTSDPVMSQNDIMSYILFGSPANTVAGSDSGTSSVRADATNFMLGAGLKGLINSTTKLQIDTMNILTTQEGGMGFEVGARINKNLRVLYKNDTLSSILVQYQLNRWLRLDADVHELGQGINAVYIKDFRDFLPHNKPLKK; from the coding sequence ATGCAAACACCGTTGAACGAAGATCATCACCGGCCCCGGTCCAGACGGCTGAAAACCTTATTCAGACGGCTGTACCTAATTCTTCATTTTCTCCTTCTCCTTAGTGTTTTTGTCATTGCGGGGGCGCTCTACGTCGCCTTCCGCCCCGACGGTCTCGAGATCGTACGCACCTACCTTCTCGAACCGCTGGGGATCCACTACACCCGTGCCGAGGGCTCCCTGATGGAAGGGTTTACCCTCCACGGCGTCCGCGCGGAGCGGATGGAAGCCAAAACCCTCACCCTGCGCTACAGCCTCGTCAAAATGCTCGAAGGGGACCACACCGTCGAATCGGTACGGATCGACGGGCTGCGGCTCCACCTCGACGATTTCGCCGACGGAAGCGACACCCCCTGGCCGTTCCCGACGTTTCGCCTCAAACACGTCGCGATTCATAACCTTCAGCTCATCGGCACCTACCCCATCGAACTCGACATCGACGGGGTCCAGGGGAGCTACGATGGCGAAATGCTCAACTTTAAAACCTTCCGCGCCGCGTTCCGCTCCCGCTACGCCGACGGGGCCCTACACGGGACCCTTCGGGACAACGCGATTTCGGGGGAGGCGCTCCTGTATCCCAACGCCGCCGCCCTGGCCCCCTACAGCGGCCGTTTTACCGATCTCCCCCGCACCATAGGGCTGCAAATCGTCGAACTCTCCGACACGCGCGCGCACCTCAAAGGAAAGATCGACCGCCTTGCCCTCAAGCCCGATCCGACCCTCAGCGCCGAGAGATTCGCGTTCGATTTTCGCTGCCGCTACGACGACGAACGCTTCGACGTCGACGCCTCCTACCTGCTGCGCCGGGGGGAGGAGACGATGCAAACCCGCCAGCACCTGCGCTATGCGTTCGACGGAATGACGACGAGCGAATTTTCCGGACGCATCGCCTCGAGCCGCCATCTCCCCTCGAACACGCTGCACGGATCACTCCGGGACGATGCCAGGGGGTTCGACGCTTCGGTCACGCTCGACGGGAGCACCCTGCACCTCTTCAGTGCCGATTACGACCGTTTTGCCTGGGAACTCGAAAGCCGCCACCAGGACCTCGCCTTTCTCCCCGCCCTCCCCGAATTCGCCCGCACGTCGCCGCTGGGGATGCAGGCCCGCGGAAACTATACCCTCAGCACCGACACCCTTTCGGGGAGCCTGTCCGCCGAGCACAGCCACCTTCGCTTCGAGGGGGAGTTCTCGACCCGCGAGGGGGTCCACGCCCTTGAAGGTTCCCTCATCCTCCCCCCCGATGCGCCGATGTGGCGGGAGTGGAGCCGCAAACCGCCGTCACGGCTGAACCTCTCCCTCACCCACGAGCACAACGTCTCGCATCTCCATTTTCAGGGGGAATCGGTCGCATTTTCCGCATCGCTCGGCGACGGCCGGCTCAAAGGATCGGGCAACTACTCCGGGGCCTATTTCGACGTCGAGGGGTCACTGGCTCCTGGCAAAAGCGTGCTGGATATCAAAACCCTCATCCCCTCGGCATTTGCAACCGTTTCGTCGTTCCGCCCCATCGAACTCCACAAGGGGGAATACTACGATGCCGAGATCCGCGCCCGGGCACGCGTCACGATCACCGATACGGTCGAAATCGACGCGAACGTCCAGGTACCGTGGTATGCGGCCGTCCTCGATACCCAGCACTCTTTCGGGGGGACCAACGGCTCGATCGACCTGCATTACCGCGAGGGGAACCTCACGATCCCCGCCTACCGTTTCGAAATCGCCGACCACCCGATCACCTCGAAACGGACCTCGCATCTGCGCCTTACCCCCTCGGGCGATCTCCTCGTCGATGATTTCTGGATCTACGACACCCTCTTGCTGCAGGGGGCGGTTTCGGACGAAAAAGGGACGTCACTGCGCCTCTTCTCCGACCGGTTCGCCTACGAAGGCCCCGAGGGGAACGCCCATGCCGCGGCCGACATCACCTTTCTCCGCGACCGCGCGGGGGAACAGCAGCTTTACGGAAATGTAACAATTCTGGACGGAACGATCTCCTACCTGCCGCTGCAGCAGTTCAAAGTTCTCGACGACGACATCATCATCGTCCAGGACGTCCGTCCCCCTTCGCACACGCGGCTTTCGATGAACGTCCGCATCACTTCCCAAGAACCGCTCAAACTCCAGACCAAGGAACTCAACCTGCGATTGATCCCCGACATCACCCTCTGGCGCGATCCGCTGGGACCGATGCAGATACTGGGGATGATGACGATCCCCTCGGGAACCGCCACGAGCGCGGGGAAACGGTTCGATATCCACCACTCCGAAATCTATTTCGGAGGCGACGTCCCCCTCAACCCCTACCTCAACCTCACCATCGGTCATGAAGTCGATTACAAAAAAATCGTCATCTACGTCACCCATACCCTCGATTCGCCGATTTTCCTCTTCACCTCCGATCCGGTGATGAGCCAAAACGACATCATGAGCTACATCCTCTTCGGTTCCCCCGCCAACACCGTCGCGGGGAGCGATTCGGGGACCTCATCGGTCCGTGCGGACGCGACCAACTTCATGCTCGGGGCGGGACTCAAAGGGCTCATCAACAGTACGACCAAACTCCAGATCGATACGATGAACATCCTCACTACCCAGGAAGGGGGAATGGGCTTCGAGGTGGGTGCGCGGATCAACAAAAACCTCCGCGTCCTCTACAAAAACGACACCCTCTCCAGCATCCTCGTACAGTACCAGCTCAACCGCTGGCTGCGGCTCGATGCCGACGTCCACGAACTGGGGCAGGGGATCAACGCCGTGTACATCAAAGATTTCCGCGATTTTCTCCCCCACAACAAGCCCCTCAAAAAATAA
- a CDS encoding hemerythrin domain-containing protein has product MSILSFMRDDHRACDHHYAEAESALLAKDPEKARTAFAAFEHSTLHHFDMEEKELFLAFEKRTGMMGGPTQMMRYEHQQLRSLLESMRLALAENRIDDFFGIGESMMIMLQQHNMKEEQMLYPMIDRSLGTDAEEMIVKLKEMA; this is encoded by the coding sequence ATGAGCATTCTTTCTTTCATGCGCGACGACCACCGTGCATGCGACCACCACTACGCCGAGGCCGAATCGGCCCTGCTGGCCAAAGACCCCGAAAAAGCGCGCACCGCGTTCGCCGCGTTCGAGCACTCCACCCTGCACCATTTCGACATGGAGGAAAAAGAGCTTTTCCTCGCTTTCGAAAAACGGACGGGGATGATGGGCGGCCCGACGCAGATGATGCGCTACGAGCATCAGCAGCTGCGCAGCCTCCTCGAATCGATGCGCCTCGCCCTCGCCGAAAACCGTATCGACGATTTTTTCGGCATCGGCGAATCGATGATGATCATGCTCCAGCAGCACAACATGAAAGAAGAGCAGATGCTCTACCCGATGATCGACCGCTCGCTCGGCACCGATGCCGAGGAGATGATCGTCAAGCTCAAAGAGATGGCATGA
- a CDS encoding DUF2249 domain-containing protein, translated as MILLDTREYDHPIPLEMAVGAFRRLAGDEVIHMIHRREPIPLFEIITRNGGRYLSYLDAENVWHIYITRSPTLDLEVYRV; from the coding sequence ATGATCCTCCTCGACACCCGCGAGTACGACCACCCGATCCCGCTGGAGATGGCCGTCGGCGCGTTCCGCCGCCTCGCCGGGGACGAGGTGATCCACATGATCCACCGCCGCGAGCCGATCCCGCTGTTTGAGATCATCACGCGCAACGGGGGGCGCTATCTCTCCTATTTGGATGCGGAAAACGTGTGGCACATCTACATCACCCGCAGTCCCACCCTGGATTTGGAGGTATACCGTGTATAA
- a CDS encoding MgtC/SapB family protein: protein MEIDSLFIQNSGLSLVLGFLVGLQREMHTIYSNKTQDFGGARTFSMISLFGYLSAWASAYFPYFFLVAAGLMGLLLVAAYVVNNISASEKGSTTEFAALVTFLVGAMLYFTLPIFPVFIAILVLFVLNLKDKIREYEQTLTKQDLGAAIMFMVMTFVILPILPDEPIGPMGLINPYLIWIMVVLVAGISFFGYIAIRFFGTTHGIGVAGLFGGLVSSTAVAMSMARRVNENGFLSKNLAIGIALASSMMLIRAGIEMWVINPALTLPFLLPIALGSVAGYGYIAFLYFTSRHENIPQDIKFKNPFSLKEALMMGLIFGITLALIKLADQYVGNMGVYAVAAVSGIADVDAIILSLSSLAKSTLHPSTAHIAILIAILANSLAKALLVLFLGNVALFRLAITYFLISIGTFTAAALLTLF, encoded by the coding sequence ATGGAAATCGATTCGTTATTCATCCAAAACAGCGGCCTTTCGCTGGTGCTCGGGTTTCTCGTCGGGCTTCAGCGCGAAATGCATACGATCTATTCGAACAAAACCCAGGATTTCGGCGGGGCAAGAACCTTTTCGATGATTTCGCTCTTTGGATACCTCTCGGCCTGGGCGAGCGCCTATTTCCCCTATTTTTTCCTCGTCGCCGCCGGGCTGATGGGGTTGCTGCTCGTCGCCGCCTACGTCGTCAACAACATCTCCGCCTCGGAAAAAGGTTCCACCACGGAGTTCGCCGCCCTCGTCACCTTCCTCGTGGGTGCGATGCTCTATTTCACCCTTCCCATCTTCCCCGTCTTCATCGCCATCCTCGTCCTTTTTGTCCTGAACCTCAAAGACAAGATCCGCGAATACGAACAAACCCTCACCAAACAAGACCTCGGCGCAGCCATCATGTTTATGGTGATGACCTTCGTCATCCTGCCGATCCTCCCCGACGAGCCGATCGGCCCGATGGGGTTGATCAACCCCTACCTCATCTGGATCATGGTCGTTCTGGTGGCGGGAATCTCCTTTTTCGGCTACATCGCGATCCGCTTTTTCGGAACGACCCACGGAATCGGCGTCGCGGGGCTCTTCGGCGGCCTCGTCTCCTCGACGGCCGTGGCGATGAGCATGGCCCGCAGGGTCAATGAAAACGGCTTCCTGAGCAAAAACCTCGCCATCGGCATCGCGCTGGCCTCGTCGATGATGCTGATCCGCGCTGGAATCGAGATGTGGGTAATCAACCCCGCGCTCACCCTCCCCTTCCTCCTTCCCATCGCCCTGGGGTCGGTCGCGGGGTACGGTTACATCGCCTTTTTGTATTTTACCTCCCGCCACGAAAACATCCCCCAGGACATCAAGTTCAAAAACCCCTTCAGCCTCAAAGAGGCGCTGATGATGGGGCTCATCTTCGGGATCACGCTGGCGCTCATCAAGCTGGCCGACCAGTACGTCGGGAACATGGGGGTTTACGCGGTCGCCGCCGTTTCGGGGATCGCCGACGTCGACGCGATCATCCTCTCCCTCTCATCGCTGGCCAAATCGACCCTCCACCCCTCGACCGCCCACATCGCGATCCTCATCGCGATCCTCGCCAATTCGCTGGCCAAAGCGCTTCTCGTACTGTTCCTTGGCAATGTAGCCCTCTTCCGGTTGGCCATCACCTATTTTCTGATCTCGATCGGCACCTTTACCGCCGCCGCGCTCCTAACGCTCTTCTAA
- a CDS encoding deoxyguanosinetriphosphate triphosphohydrolase gives MRPDERFFSMSDDFRSPYARDRDRIIHSGSFRRLEYKTQVFLNSQGDFFRTRLTHSIEVSQIARSIASHLGLAESLAEAIALSHDLGHTPFGHIGGDTLDECLKERGFANGFEHNFQSFRVVTKLEQRYKAFLGLNLTYATLEGILKHSYPYNKPFFPDAIRDAFAPDTHPSIEAMIVDRADEIAYISHDIDDGIASGLIGFDTLRSSELIQTILDKVHAEGVHEDEDEMFRYRFSSHLINHLVYSLLEHSRGKIDNSRVLSSVIPASEPIPIGFEPALETQIKKLKKLLYQELYQHKNIMRKMFAGKQAIKGVFEALMEEPKMLPPYYLKQLDVRNKHRVVADYIAGMSDRYAMELFNELYGREG, from the coding sequence GTGCGACCCGACGAACGTTTCTTCTCCATGAGCGACGACTTCCGCTCTCCCTACGCCCGCGACCGCGACCGGATCATCCATTCGGGCAGTTTCCGCCGCCTCGAATACAAGACGCAGGTGTTTCTGAACTCGCAGGGGGATTTTTTCCGCACCCGCCTGACCCACAGCATCGAAGTGAGCCAGATCGCCCGCTCCATCGCCTCGCATCTGGGGCTGGCCGAATCGCTGGCCGAAGCGATCGCCCTCTCCCACGATCTGGGACACACCCCCTTCGGGCATATCGGAGGCGATACCCTCGATGAGTGCCTGAAGGAAAGGGGATTTGCCAACGGGTTCGAGCACAACTTCCAGAGCTTCCGCGTCGTTACCAAACTCGAACAGCGTTATAAGGCGTTTTTGGGTTTGAACCTCACCTATGCGACGCTGGAGGGGATCCTCAAGCACTCCTACCCCTATAACAAACCGTTTTTCCCCGACGCGATCCGCGACGCGTTCGCCCCCGATACCCATCCCAGTATCGAGGCGATGATCGTCGACCGTGCCGACGAAATCGCCTACATCAGCCATGACATCGATGACGGGATCGCCAGCGGACTCATCGGTTTCGATACCCTCCGCTCCAGCGAACTGATCCAAACGATCCTCGACAAAGTCCATGCCGAAGGGGTCCACGAGGACGAAGATGAAATGTTCCGCTACCGTTTCAGTTCCCATCTCATCAACCACCTCGTCTACTCGCTCCTCGAACACTCGCGCGGCAAAATCGACAACTCAAGGGTCCTCTCCTCTGTCATACCCGCCTCCGAACCGATCCCGATCGGGTTCGAACCCGCCCTCGAGACGCAGATCAAAAAACTCAAAAAGCTCCTTTATCAGGAGCTCTATCAGCACAAAAACATCATGCGCAAGATGTTTGCGGGCAAACAGGCGATCAAAGGGGTGTTCGAAGCGCTGATGGAAGAGCCCAAAATGCTCCCCCCCTATTATCTCAAACAGCTCGACGTGCGAAACAAACACCGCGTGGTCGCCGATTACATCGCCGGGATGTCGGACCGCTACGCGATGGAGCTCTTTAACGAACTCTACGGGCGTGAAGGGTAA
- a CDS encoding NAD(P)/FAD-dependent oxidoreductase gives MNTIAIIGGGASGLMAALFAARSGAAVTIYEHNASVGKKILASGNGRCNIINTSAGAADYAGQDPSFVTYALKQLSFGYFEKLCLSLGLLLDVKEDGRCYPLSNEAKSVLIALKSAVTEAGVSILTDSKVTAITKSGPHFRVRTEKSEATYDKVLIATGSEAAPQLGATADGQHFAEALGHEIIPAYPSLVQFHLASKHPPKMAGVKTVAEVTLIVEGKNDVRVTGDILFTPYGISGLAILDVSQRGSCALSRKQRVSISLNLLPRFERRELTDVIEKLFAAVPAQSVQNALCGLLPAKLVTYLLDDAGIPLSAHVSSLHPKEIKKLAHLIGEWKFEVTDTHGFKHAEVSGGGVSTAQVNPKTMESKVVEGLYFAGEVLDVVGRRGGFNFHFAWASGMIAGKEMAK, from the coding sequence ATGAATACCATAGCAATTATCGGCGGAGGCGCCAGCGGACTGATGGCGGCGCTCTTTGCCGCACGCTCCGGCGCCGCCGTTACAATTTACGAGCACAACGCCTCCGTCGGGAAAAAGATCCTCGCATCCGGCAACGGCCGCTGCAACATCATCAATACCTCCGCCGGCGCTGCCGATTACGCGGGACAGGACCCCTCGTTCGTCACCTACGCGCTCAAACAGCTCTCGTTCGGCTATTTCGAAAAACTCTGCCTTTCGCTGGGGCTCCTCCTCGATGTCAAGGAAGACGGACGGTGCTACCCCCTCTCCAACGAGGCCAAATCGGTTCTCATCGCCCTCAAAAGCGCCGTAACCGAAGCGGGTGTGAGCATCCTTACCGATTCAAAAGTGACCGCAATTACGAAAAGCGGTCCCCATTTTAGGGTCCGAACCGAAAAATCCGAAGCGACCTATGACAAAGTTCTCATTGCGACCGGCTCCGAAGCGGCTCCCCAGCTGGGAGCCACGGCCGACGGGCAGCACTTTGCCGAAGCGCTGGGACACGAGATTATCCCCGCCTACCCCAGCCTCGTCCAGTTCCATCTCGCCTCCAAACACCCACCCAAGATGGCGGGGGTCAAAACCGTCGCCGAGGTCACCCTCATCGTCGAGGGGAAAAACGACGTCCGCGTCACGGGAGACATCCTCTTCACCCCCTACGGCATATCGGGGCTGGCAATCCTCGACGTCAGCCAGAGGGGTTCCTGCGCCCTCAGCCGCAAACAGCGCGTGAGTATTTCGCTCAACCTTCTCCCCCGTTTTGAGCGTCGTGAACTCACCGACGTGATCGAGAAACTGTTTGCCGCAGTCCCAGCCCAAAGCGTCCAGAACGCCCTGTGCGGCTTGCTCCCCGCCAAGCTCGTCACCTATCTCCTCGATGATGCGGGAATACCTCTATCCGCTCACGTATCGTCACTTCACCCCAAAGAGATCAAAAAACTCGCCCATCTCATAGGCGAGTGGAAATTCGAGGTGACCGATACCCACGGCTTCAAACACGCCGAAGTGAGCGGAGGCGGGGTCTCCACCGCGCAGGTCAACCCCAAAACGATGGAATCGAAAGTCGTCGAGGGACTCTATTTTGCGGGAGAAGTACTCGATGTCGTGGGGCGTCGGGGGGGGTTCAATTTCCACTTCGCATGGGCGAGCGGGATGATTGCGGGAAAAGAGATGGCGAAATAG
- the typA gene encoding translational GTPase TypA gives MQKIRNIAVIAHVDHGKTTLVDGLLKQSGTFGSHEQVNERAMDSNALEKERGITILSKNTAIRYGDHKINIIDTPGHADFGGEVERVLKMVDGALLLVDAYEGVMPQTKFVVKKMLGLGIKPIVVINKIDKPSADPERVVDEVFDLFVAMDATEDQLDFPIIYAAARDGIAKLDMSEPDGDFTCMFNTILEKVPEPTGDAENPTQLQVFTLDYDNYVGKIGIARIFNGKIAKGDNVLLAKADGELVKGKISKLIGFLGLNRMEIQQAEAGDIVAIAGLETVDVGDTVCDPNNPMPLDPMHIEEPTLTVVFSVNDSPLAGTEGKHVTSNKIKERLDAEMQTNVAMRYETIGEGKFKVSGRGELQITILAENMRRENYEFGIGRPEVIVKEIEGVKCEPFEHLVIDVPEEFSGTVIERLGRRKAEMKAMVPMGEGFTRIEFEIPARGLIGFRGQFLTDTKGEGVMNHSFLEFRPYSGSVESRPYGALISMEDGVALAYSLFNLQDRGVLFVAPQAKVYKGMIIGEHSRSNDLDVNPIKGKAQSNVRSSGADEAIKLVPPREMNLERALEWIEDDELLEVTPQNIRIRKRYLDINERKRHARQ, from the coding sequence ATGCAAAAAATTCGTAACATCGCCGTCATCGCCCACGTTGACCACGGTAAAACGACCCTAGTCGACGGTCTGCTCAAACAGTCCGGAACGTTCGGAAGCCACGAACAAGTCAATGAACGGGCGATGGACTCCAACGCCCTCGAAAAAGAGCGCGGGATCACCATCCTCTCGAAAAACACCGCGATCCGCTACGGCGACCACAAGATCAACATCATCGATACTCCGGGCCACGCCGACTTCGGCGGCGAGGTTGAGCGGGTTTTGAAAATGGTCGACGGTGCGCTGCTTCTCGTTGACGCCTACGAAGGGGTTATGCCCCAGACGAAATTCGTCGTTAAAAAGATGCTCGGCCTCGGGATCAAACCGATCGTCGTCATCAATAAAATCGATAAACCTTCCGCCGATCCTGAGCGCGTCGTCGATGAAGTATTCGACCTGTTCGTCGCGATGGACGCGACCGAAGACCAGCTCGATTTCCCGATCATCTACGCCGCGGCGCGTGACGGTATCGCGAAGCTCGACATGTCCGAGCCTGACGGTGATTTCACCTGTATGTTCAACACGATCCTCGAAAAAGTCCCCGAGCCGACCGGTGATGCGGAAAATCCGACGCAGTTGCAGGTTTTCACCCTCGACTACGACAACTACGTCGGTAAAATCGGGATCGCCCGTATCTTCAACGGTAAGATTGCCAAAGGGGACAACGTTCTGCTGGCCAAAGCCGACGGAGAACTGGTGAAGGGGAAAATCTCCAAACTGATCGGATTCCTCGGACTCAACCGGATGGAGATCCAGCAGGCCGAAGCGGGCGACATCGTTGCGATCGCGGGCCTTGAAACGGTCGACGTCGGGGACACGGTCTGTGATCCCAACAATCCGATGCCGCTCGACCCGATGCACATCGAAGAGCCGACCCTGACCGTCGTTTTCTCGGTCAACGATTCTCCGCTGGCGGGAACCGAAGGAAAACACGTTACCTCCAACAAAATCAAAGAGCGTCTGGATGCCGAGATGCAGACAAACGTCGCGATGCGTTACGAGACGATCGGGGAAGGGAAGTTCAAAGTCTCCGGACGGGGCGAACTCCAGATCACGATCCTTGCCGAAAACATGCGCCGCGAGAACTATGAGTTCGGTATCGGACGTCCCGAGGTCATCGTCAAAGAGATCGAAGGGGTCAAATGCGAACCGTTCGAGCACCTCGTCATCGACGTTCCCGAAGAGTTCAGCGGTACCGTCATCGAGCGTTTGGGACGCCGCAAGGCTGAGATGAAAGCGATGGTTCCAATGGGCGAAGGGTTTACCCGTATCGAGTTCGAAATCCCCGCACGCGGTCTGATCGGTTTCCGCGGCCAGTTCCTCACCGACACGAAAGGGGAAGGGGTCATGAACCACTCGTTCCTCGAATTCCGCCCTTACAGCGGATCGGTCGAGAGCCGTCCGTATGGAGCCCTCATTTCGATGGAAGACGGCGTCGCCCTCGCGTACTCGCTCTTCAATCTCCAGGACCGCGGTGTTCTGTTCGTCGCTCCGCAGGCGAAAGTGTACAAAGGGATGATCATCGGCGAGCACAGCCGCAGCAACGACCTCGACGTCAACCCGATCAAAGGGAAAGCGCAGTCCAACGTCCGCTCATCCGGTGCGGACGAAGCGATCAAGCTCGTTCCGCCGCGCGAGATGAACCTCGAGCGCGCACTGGAGTGGATCGAAGACGACGAACTCCTCGAAGTTACACCGCAGAACATCCGTATCCGCAAACGTTACCTCGACATCAACGAGCGCAAACGTCACGCGAGACAGTAA
- a CDS encoding flagellar hook-length control protein FliK has protein sequence MIVHSKETKANASLIDLLGGGGKGEDTRNSVFSKLLSSLGMPSKTGEKGNASEFKALIDPKNGIVRAAETPKANTVNNAGLGELRNLLKGGGEETDEHLISAELTRTLSGDQLRNLIAQAKEYLKKEITTKSPEYQKTPDNLPKSLAGLIQMAQKMGLEPEKLTFASIQGEPESLPTPELLSKPLLETKAVAQLATPNTPEEASPLETLTQLISELKNKEKKEAKSAVKGDEGSRSDEVKPAEQPLKTLLQGIEKRETAQNPLAAETPKNDAPKNDTTTAATTKTDSLIALLQGESQGTNDVPAHKSGTSAVELDAPKTVAAPKADSLEVKAKEAQQSMRHFAADLKEAVENYKPPFTRISMKLNPERLGEVEVTLVQRGNNVHVNIQSNNAGSVAFLAHNASELKAQLAHQGITNATMNFMGGDPHNPQQQQQHHNSREAYRTYESFEELELNEEQLSALEIIIPHYA, from the coding sequence ATGATCGTACACAGCAAAGAGACGAAAGCCAACGCCTCATTGATCGACCTCCTCGGGGGCGGCGGCAAAGGGGAAGATACCCGCAATTCGGTCTTTTCAAAACTCCTCTCGTCGCTGGGGATGCCCTCCAAAACGGGAGAGAAGGGGAACGCTTCGGAATTCAAAGCGCTCATCGACCCCAAAAACGGCATCGTCCGCGCTGCCGAAACCCCCAAAGCCAATACCGTTAATAACGCGGGGCTCGGCGAACTCCGGAATCTGCTCAAAGGCGGGGGTGAGGAGACGGACGAACACCTCATCTCGGCCGAACTGACGCGTACCCTCTCGGGCGATCAGCTGCGCAACCTCATCGCCCAAGCCAAAGAGTACCTCAAAAAAGAGATTACGACCAAAAGCCCCGAGTATCAAAAAACGCCCGACAATCTCCCCAAAAGCCTCGCCGGCCTGATCCAGATGGCCCAGAAGATGGGGCTGGAACCTGAAAAACTCACCTTTGCCTCCATCCAGGGCGAGCCCGAGAGCCTCCCGACACCCGAATTGCTCTCCAAGCCGCTCCTGGAAACCAAAGCGGTGGCGCAGCTCGCAACGCCGAACACACCCGAGGAGGCATCCCCCCTCGAAACGCTGACCCAGCTGATCAGCGAACTGAAAAACAAAGAAAAAAAAGAGGCCAAATCAGCCGTAAAAGGGGATGAGGGATCGCGCAGCGACGAGGTCAAACCCGCCGAACAGCCGCTCAAAACACTCCTTCAGGGGATCGAAAAACGCGAAACGGCACAAAATCCCCTCGCCGCCGAAACGCCCAAAAACGACGCACCCAAAAACGACACGACGACGGCCGCAACGACGAAAACCGACTCCCTGATCGCCCTGCTGCAGGGCGAATCGCAGGGGACCAACGACGTCCCCGCGCACAAAAGCGGCACCTCCGCCGTCGAGCTCGATGCGCCCAAAACGGTAGCGGCCCCCAAAGCCGATTCGCTGGAGGTAAAAGCCAAAGAGGCCCAGCAGAGCATGCGTCATTTCGCCGCCGATCTCAAAGAGGCGGTGGAAAACTACAAGCCCCCCTTCACCCGTATCTCCATGAAGCTCAATCCCGAAAGACTCGGGGAAGTGGAAGTGACGCTGGTACAGCGGGGCAATAACGTCCACGTCAACATTCAGTCCAACAACGCGGGCAGCGTTGCCTTCCTGGCCCACAATGCCAGTGAGCTAAAAGCCCAGCTCGCCCATCAGGGGATCACCAACGCCACCATGAATTTCATGGGCGGCGATCCGCACAACCCGCAGCAGCAGCAACAGCATCACAACTCCCGTGAAGCTTACCGGACCTACGAGTCGTTCGAGGAACTCGAACTGAACGAAGAGCAGCTCAGCGCTCTGGAAATCATCATCCCGCATTACGCGTAA